The following coding sequences lie in one Arachis hypogaea cultivar Tifrunner chromosome 9, arahy.Tifrunner.gnm2.J5K5, whole genome shotgun sequence genomic window:
- the LOC112709928 gene encoding casein kinase 1-like protein HD16 — protein MPVLRSGARRGRAAAKKKKQQEQQEEPQPQPHQQQSPVVEEEAIATRTRRRRAAAAAAEVIVPKNSNKRKEEALLKVNERVVVGKEEEKKGIEVGEGADKEEVGEKQLDDFDSGGRSNKANAGEDEGSTAPLPEKIQVGGSPLYKLERKLGKGGFGQVYVGRRLTGGNLNERTGPGAVEVALKFEHRSSKGCNYGPPYEWQVYNTLGGSHGVPQVHYKGRQGDYYVMVMDMLGPSLWDVWNNNSHSMSTEMVACIAIEAISILEKMHSRGYVHGDVKPENFLLGPPGTPNEKKLFLVDLGLATKWRDSTTGLHVEYDQRPDVFRGTVRYASANAHLGRTGSRRDDLESLAYTLIFLLRGRLPWQGFQGENKGFLVCKKKMGTPPDSLCCFCPQPFKLFVEHVVNLKFDEEPNYAKYISFFDGIVGPNPDIRPINTEGAQKLIGHKRGRQAMEDDDDEQPKKKYRMGLPATQWISVYNARRPMKQRYHYNVSDQRLSQHIEKGNEDGLYISSVASCQNLWALIMDAGTGFTSQVYELSYYFLHKEWIMEQWEKNYYISAIAGAANGSSLVVMSKGTQYLQQSYKVSDSFPFKWINKKWREGFYVTSMATSLNRWGVVMSRGAGFSDQVVELDFLYPSEGIHKRWDCGYRITSTAATWDQAAFVLSVPRKKPVDETQETLRTSAFPSTHVKEKWGKNLYIASICYGRTVS, from the exons ATGCCTGTGCTGCGTAGCGGAGCGCGCAGGGGCCGGGCAGcagcgaagaagaagaagcagcaagaacagcaggaggagccacagccacagccacaTCAGCAGCAGAGTCCAGTGGTGGAAGAGGAAGCGATTGCTACGAGAACAAGGAGGCGTCGTGCAGCAGCGGCGGCAGCAGAGGTTATTGTGCCAAAGAATAGCAATAAAAGGAAGGAGGAGGCGCTGCTGAAGGTCAATGAGAGGGTAGTTGTTgggaaggaagaagagaagaagggaatTGAGGTAGGTGAAGGAGCCGATAAAGAAGAAGTAGGAGAGAAACAGCTGGATGATTTCGACAGCGGCGGCCGCAGCAATAAGGCCAATGCTGGTGAAGATGAGGGCAGCACTGCTCCCCTTCCAGAGAAG ATTCAAGTAGGTGGTTCCCCTTTGTATAAATTAGAAAGAAAACTTGGAAAGGGTGGATTTGGTCAAGTATATGTTGGTCGACGTCTTACTGGTGGAAATTTGAATGAGAGAACTGGACCTGGAGCTGTAGAG GTTGCATTAAAATTTGAGCATAGAAGTAGTAAAGGATGTAATTATGGACCACCATACGAGTGGCAAGTGTACAA TACTCTTGGTGGCAGTCATGGTGTGCCTCAAGTACATTACAAGGGCAGGCAAGGTGACTATTATGTTATG GTTATGGATATGCTGGGTCCGAGCTTGTGGGACGTTTGGAATAACAACTCCCACAG CATGTCCACTGAAATGGTCGCATGTATTGCCATCGAGGCAATATCCATCTTGGAGAAGATGCACTCTCGAGG GTATGTGCATGGGGATGTGAAGCCTGAAAATTTTCTGCTTGGTCCTCCTGGGACACCTAATGAGAAGAAATTGTTTCTTGTCGATCTTGGTTTGG CTACTAAATGGCGAGACAGTACAACGGGTTTGCATGTAGAATATGACCAAAGGCCAGATGTTTTCAG GGGCACAGTCCGTTATGCTAGTGCAAATGCCCATTTAGGGAGAACTGGAAGCAGGAGGGATGATTTGGAATCTCTAGCTTATACACTGATTTTTCTTCTTCGAGGTCGTCTTCCTTGGCAGGGTTTCCAG GGAGAAAACAAAGGATTTCTTGTTTGCAAGAAGAAGATGGGAACGCCTCCGGACAGCTTATGTTGCTTTTGCCCCCAGCCTTTTAAACTATTTGTTGAACATGTTGTGAACTTAAAGTTCGATGAAGAACCTAACTATGCAAAATACATTTCTTTCTTCGATGGAATTGTTGGTCCAAATCCAGATATCAGGCCGATTAATACAGAAGGAGCACAAAAG CTCATTGGCCACAAGAGAGGCCGGCAGGCAATGGAAGATGATGATGACGAACAACCAAAAAAGAAGTATCGTATGGGTTTGCCAGCAACTCAGTGGATAAGCGTTTACAATGCTCGTAGACCTATGAAACAAAG ATATCACTACAATGTGTCTGATCAAAGGCTATCCCAGCACATTGAGAAAGGAAACGAGGATGGTTTATATATTAGCAGTGTTGCTTCATGTCAGAACCTGTGGGCCTTAATAATGGATGCAGGAACAGGTTTCACTTCCCAAGTGTATGAACTTTCCTATTACTTTCTCCATAAG GAATGGATCATGGAGCAGTGGGAAAAAAATTACTATATCAGCGCAATTGCCGGAGCTGCAAATGGAAGCTCGCTAGTAGTGATGTCTAAGG GCACACAGTATCTGCAGCAATCATACAAAGTTAGTGATTCGTTTCCTTTCAAGTGGATCAACAAAAAATGGAGGGAGGGATTTTATGTCACTTCAATGGCTACTTCATTGAACAGATGGGGAGTAGTCATGTCTCGTGGTGCAGGATTTTCGGACCAG GTGGTTGAGCTAGATTTCCTGTACCCTAGTGAAGGGATTCACAAGCGGTGGGATTGTGGATACCGAATCACCTCGACTGCCGCAACATGGGACCAAGCGGCTTTTGTCCTGAGTGTGCCCAGGAAGAAGCCTGTGGATGAAACTCAGGAAACACTTCGGACTTCTGCCTTTCCGAGTACGCATGTCAAG GAGAAGTGGGGGAAGAACCTCTACATTGCTTCTATATGCTATGGACGTACAGTTTCTTGA